From Streptomyces sp. Edi4, one genomic window encodes:
- a CDS encoding GNAT family N-acetyltransferase, which translates to MSETIFREYAISSDPARLEPARIHHWLSTDAYWALGRTREKQDAAIAGSLNFGAYDAGSGAQVAYARVVTDRATFAWLCDVYVDPAVRGKGLGTALVAAARDHLEPYGLRRILLATADAHGVYEKLGFRPLENPAKWMALGLQ; encoded by the coding sequence ATGAGCGAAACGATCTTCCGCGAGTACGCGATCTCGAGCGACCCCGCCCGCCTGGAACCGGCCCGGATCCATCACTGGCTCTCCACCGACGCCTACTGGGCGCTCGGCCGCACCCGCGAGAAGCAGGACGCCGCGATCGCCGGATCGCTCAACTTCGGTGCCTACGACGCCGGTTCAGGGGCCCAGGTCGCCTATGCCCGGGTCGTCACCGACCGCGCCACCTTCGCGTGGCTCTGCGATGTGTACGTCGATCCGGCGGTACGCGGCAAGGGGCTCGGCACGGCGCTCGTGGCCGCCGCGCGCGACCACCTGGAGCCGTACGGTCTGCGCAGGATCCTGCTGGCCACGGCCGACGCCCACGGCGTCTACGAGAAGCTGGGCTTTCGGCCCCTGGAGAACCCGGCCAAGTGGATGGCGCTCGGCCTCCAGTAG
- a CDS encoding PLP-dependent aminotransferase family protein has product MHERSSVAELADFLRKEVDRYPVGGKLPSSRALVDRHRVSPVTVSRALAQLVAEGLVVTRPGAGAYRAEPRTAAARAGDTSWQEVALSADGATDPAPRAVDAAGVLGALAIPPTGVIDLSGGYLDPGLQPERAMAAALGRAGRRPGAWSRPPVDGLTDLRAWFAREIGPAVGAADVLITSGGQTALTTALRALAAPGAPVLMESPTYPGILAVARAAGLRPVPVPVDADGVRPELLARAFRATGARVLCCQPLFQNPTGALLPAERGREVVAIAHSFGAFVVEDDFARRLAHEDAGPLPAPLAADDPDGVVVHVSSLTKATSPSLRVGALAARGPVRERLRAIQAVDSFFVPRPLQETALELVGSPAWNRHLRAVSAELTARRETLAAAVLRHLPELALPQIPSGGYHLWVRLPDGTSEDALVPAALRAGVAVSPGRPYFGAEPPAGHLRLSFAGVTGRAEITEAVRRLRVALDGVAR; this is encoded by the coding sequence ATGCATGAGCGTAGCAGTGTGGCCGAGCTGGCGGACTTCCTGCGCAAGGAAGTCGACCGCTACCCGGTGGGTGGAAAGCTGCCGTCGAGCCGGGCTCTCGTCGACCGTCACCGGGTCTCCCCGGTGACGGTCTCGCGCGCGCTCGCCCAGCTGGTCGCGGAGGGCCTGGTCGTCACCCGCCCCGGCGCGGGCGCCTACCGGGCCGAGCCGCGGACCGCCGCCGCCCGCGCCGGGGACACCTCCTGGCAGGAGGTCGCGCTCAGCGCCGACGGCGCCACAGACCCGGCGCCGCGCGCGGTCGACGCCGCCGGAGTCCTCGGCGCGCTCGCCATCCCGCCGACCGGCGTCATCGACCTCAGCGGCGGCTACCTGGACCCCGGGCTCCAGCCCGAGCGGGCCATGGCGGCGGCGCTGGGGCGGGCCGGGCGCCGCCCGGGGGCGTGGAGCCGCCCGCCCGTGGACGGGCTCACCGACCTGCGCGCCTGGTTCGCCCGCGAGATCGGCCCCGCCGTTGGCGCCGCCGACGTCCTGATCACCTCGGGCGGCCAGACCGCCCTGACCACCGCGCTGCGCGCGCTCGCCGCGCCCGGCGCTCCCGTGCTGATGGAGTCGCCCACCTATCCCGGCATCCTCGCCGTGGCCCGCGCGGCGGGACTGCGGCCCGTTCCGGTCCCGGTCGACGCCGACGGCGTACGCCCCGAACTGCTCGCCCGCGCCTTCCGGGCCACCGGCGCCCGCGTCCTGTGCTGCCAGCCCCTCTTCCAGAATCCGACCGGCGCGCTGCTCCCCGCCGAGCGCGGCCGCGAGGTGGTCGCCATCGCCCACTCCTTCGGCGCGTTCGTCGTCGAGGACGACTTCGCCCGCCGCCTCGCCCACGAGGACGCGGGCCCACTGCCCGCGCCGCTCGCCGCCGACGATCCCGACGGCGTCGTCGTGCACGTCTCCTCCCTGACCAAGGCGACCTCGCCGAGCCTGCGGGTGGGCGCGCTCGCCGCCCGGGGGCCGGTGCGCGAACGCCTGCGCGCCATCCAGGCCGTCGACTCCTTCTTCGTGCCGCGCCCCCTTCAGGAGACCGCCCTCGAACTCGTCGGCTCCCCGGCCTGGAACCGTCATCTGCGCGCCGTCTCGGCCGAGTTGACGGCCCGCAGGGAAACGCTGGCAGCCGCCGTCCTGCGGCACCTGCCCGAACTCGCCCTGCCCCAGATCCCCTCCGGCGGCTACCACCTCTGGGTCCGCCTGCCCGACGGCACCTCCGAGGACGCTCTCGTCCCGGCCGCGCTGCGTGCGGGCGTCGCCGTCTCGCCGGGCCGGCCCTACTTCGGCGCGGAGCCACCGGCGGGCCATCTGCGGCTGAGCTTCGCGGGGGTGACGGGCCGCGCGGAGATCACCGAGGCGGTCCGCAGGCTGCGCGTCGCGCTTGACGGCGTTGCGCGTTGA